In Maledivibacter sp., a single window of DNA contains:
- the hisA gene encoding 1-(5-phosphoribosyl)-5-[(5-phosphoribosylamino)methylideneamino]imidazole-4-carboxamide isomerase, with protein MIIFPAVDIKEGRCVRLYQGKADKETIYDDDPLLAAKKWEENGAKYLHLVDLDGAFTGELKNKAVIKRIVDNLDIPVQVGGGIRNLERAKELLALGVERIIVGTSAVKEKGFVEELVENLGERVVVSIDAKKGYVCVDGWVNTSDIKAVDFAKELEVKGVKTIVYTDIAKDGTMIGPNFHELKELSEGVDIDIIASGGIGGKDHVNRLKNFNLYGAIVGKALYEGKISLKEL; from the coding sequence GTGATAATATTTCCAGCGGTAGATATAAAAGAGGGAAGATGCGTAAGACTTTATCAAGGAAAGGCTGATAAGGAAACTATATATGATGATGACCCATTACTTGCCGCTAAGAAATGGGAGGAAAACGGAGCTAAGTATTTACATCTTGTGGACTTAGATGGAGCATTTACGGGGGAGCTGAAAAACAAGGCTGTAATAAAGAGGATAGTCGATAATCTAGATATACCTGTTCAAGTTGGCGGAGGTATAAGAAATCTGGAAAGGGCAAAGGAGTTATTAGCTTTAGGAGTAGAAAGAATTATTGTTGGAACCTCTGCCGTCAAAGAAAAGGGATTTGTTGAAGAACTTGTGGAAAACCTTGGTGAAAGGGTAGTAGTATCTATAGATGCTAAAAAAGGGTATGTTTGTGTAGATGGATGGGTAAACACCAGCGATATAAAGGCAGTAGACTTTGCTAAAGAACTAGAGGTGAAGGGTGTAAAAACCATTGTGTATACTGATATTGCCAAGGATGGTACGATGATAGGCCCAAATTTCCATGAGCTTAAAGAACTAAGTGAAGGCGTAGATATAGATATAATTGCTTCCGGTGGAATAGGGGGCAAAGATCATGTAAATAGGCTAAAAAACTTTAATCTTTATGGAGCCATAGTAGGTAAGGCTCTTTATGAAGGTAAAATAAGTTTGAAGGAATTATAG
- a CDS encoding glycyl radical protein produces MGYGINERVQKLREQSVTATPRICIERAALVTQAYKKYSGKVSIPVLRALTFKHLCENKTICINDGELIVGERGRAPQGTPNYPELCCHTMEDFEIMNNREKISFKVDGEARRIQEEIIIPYWKGKSIRDLMFNQMTEEWKECYEAGIFTEFMEQRSPGHTVEDGKIYKKGFLDFKSEIEEEIEKLDFINDPEAYDRQEQLKAMAISCDAIISLAERHAEKAEEMAENEDDPVRKKELEEIAEVCRYVPAHAPRTFREALQMYWFVHLGIITELNTWDSFCPGKLDQHLYPFYRKELEAGSLNRNKAKELLECFWIKFNNQPAPPKVGITLEESGTYTDFCNINIGGITPDGADGVNDVSYLLLDIIKDMRILQPSTNVQISRKNPDRFVIEAARVIREGMGFPSVFNTDAVVKELLRQGKSIEDARCGGTSGCVEVGCFGKEAYILTGYFNFVKVLEITLHNGVDPRTGKKIGIETGDPTKFETFDELLDAFRDQLHHFVDIKVRGNNVIERLYAKYMPATFMSIIIDDCIKKGKDYNAGGARYNSRYIQAVGIGSITDSLSAIKYHVFDNDNMSFKKLMEVIDADFEGYERERLIFLNKTPKYGNDDEYADEIMLRVFNIGHDEINDRPTVNGGRYRIEMLPTTCHVYFGAVCGAMPDGRRAGIPLSEGISPVQGADKKGPTAVIKSASKMDHLKTGGTLLNQKFTPEIVEGEDGLKNMKSLIRAYFKLDGHHIQFNIVRGDILREAQKNPEKYNNLIVRVAGYSDYFNNLNKDLQDEIIQRTEHKSF; encoded by the coding sequence ATGGGATATGGAATAAATGAAAGGGTACAAAAACTTAGAGAGCAAAGTGTAACTGCAACACCTAGGATATGTATTGAAAGAGCGGCTTTAGTCACTCAAGCATATAAAAAATATTCGGGAAAGGTTTCTATTCCTGTGTTAAGAGCATTGACTTTTAAGCATCTATGTGAGAACAAAACCATATGTATAAACGATGGAGAGTTAATAGTTGGAGAAAGGGGCAGGGCTCCCCAAGGGACGCCAAACTATCCAGAGCTTTGCTGTCATACTATGGAAGACTTTGAAATTATGAATAATCGTGAAAAAATTTCATTTAAGGTAGATGGAGAAGCTAGAAGGATTCAAGAAGAAATAATAATACCCTATTGGAAGGGAAAATCAATTAGGGATTTAATGTTTAATCAAATGACCGAGGAGTGGAAGGAATGCTACGAAGCAGGAATATTCACTGAGTTTATGGAGCAAAGATCTCCAGGACATACCGTTGAAGATGGCAAGATATATAAAAAAGGATTTCTAGATTTTAAAAGTGAAATAGAAGAAGAAATTGAAAAGCTTGATTTCATAAATGATCCCGAGGCCTATGATAGACAAGAACAATTAAAGGCCATGGCTATATCATGTGATGCCATAATAAGCCTTGCCGAACGTCATGCTGAAAAGGCAGAAGAAATGGCTGAAAATGAAGATGATCCAGTTAGAAAGAAGGAATTAGAAGAAATAGCAGAGGTTTGTAGATATGTTCCCGCCCATGCACCAAGAACCTTTAGAGAAGCACTTCAGATGTATTGGTTTGTACACCTAGGGATCATAACTGAATTAAATACTTGGGATTCTTTTTGTCCTGGCAAGCTTGATCAGCATCTATATCCTTTTTATAGAAAAGAGCTAGAAGCTGGAAGCTTGAATCGTAATAAAGCCAAGGAGCTTTTAGAATGCTTTTGGATAAAATTCAATAACCAACCGGCTCCACCTAAAGTGGGAATAACCTTAGAAGAAAGTGGAACATACACGGATTTTTGTAACATAAATATCGGAGGGATAACACCCGATGGAGCAGATGGAGTAAATGATGTATCATATCTTTTACTAGATATTATTAAGGATATGAGGATTTTGCAGCCAAGTACAAATGTACAAATTAGTAGAAAAAATCCTGACCGTTTTGTGATTGAGGCCGCTAGGGTTATTAGGGAAGGAATGGGATTTCCTTCTGTATTCAATACCGATGCAGTTGTAAAGGAACTGCTTCGTCAAGGTAAAAGCATTGAAGATGCAAGATGCGGTGGTACAAGTGGGTGTGTAGAAGTAGGCTGCTTCGGAAAAGAAGCATATATCTTAACGGGATATTTTAATTTTGTAAAGGTATTAGAAATAACCCTTCATAATGGTGTTGATCCCAGAACTGGTAAGAAAATTGGTATTGAGACAGGTGATCCAACTAAATTTGAGACATTTGATGAATTATTAGATGCTTTTAGGGATCAGCTACATCATTTTGTCGATATAAAAGTTAGGGGAAACAATGTTATTGAAAGGCTATATGCTAAATATATGCCCGCAACATTTATGTCAATAATAATTGATGATTGTATTAAGAAAGGTAAAGATTATAATGCCGGTGGAGCAAGATATAATTCAAGATATATCCAAGCTGTTGGTATAGGAAGTATTACAGACAGTTTATCAGCAATAAAATATCATGTTTTTGATAATGATAACATGAGCTTCAAAAAACTAATGGAGGTAATAGATGCTGACTTTGAAGGATATGAAAGGGAACGTTTGATATTCTTAAATAAAACTCCTAAATATGGAAATGATGATGAATATGCCGATGAAATCATGCTTAGGGTTTTTAACATCGGTCATGATGAAATAAATGATAGGCCTACAGTGAATGGAGGAAGATATAGAATAGAAATGCTTCCAACCACATGTCACGTTTATTTTGGAGCAGTTTGTGGAGCTATGCCAGATGGTAGAAGAGCAGGCATACCCCTTTCAGAAGGTATTTCTCCTGTCCAAGGTGCTGATAAAAAAGGACCTACTGCAGTTATTAAATCAGCTTCCAAAATGGATCATTTAAAGACTGGAGGGACTCTACTCAACCAGAAATTCACTCCCGAAATCGTTGAAGGTGAAGATGGACTTAAAAACATGAAGAGCTTAATAAGAGCCTATTTTAAGCTTGATGGACATCATATCCAATTTAATATAGTAAGGGGAGATATATTAAGAGAAGCACAAAAGAACCCAGAAAAATATAACAATCTTATAGTACGTGTTGCAGGTTATAGTGATTACTTCAACAATTTAAATAAAGATTTACAGGATGAAATAATTCAAAGAACTGAACATAAAAGCTTTTAA
- a CDS encoding histidinol-phosphatase HisJ family protein, translating into MYYDYHVHSHFSADCEADMKDIIETAIKLQLKEICFTDHTDYDYCDSSINFEFDIAEYTDHINLMRQRYGKEIKILKGIEMGIQPHIVEKCDRVVREGDFDFVICSIHTCEKKDLYNGDFYKGKTPRQAYVKYFEELLYCIKNFENFNIIGHLNILARYNKTIANEKLSSYFDILEVIFKALIERNKGIEVNTSSLRYTDTLLLSPEILKFYYELGGEIITLGSDTHVPNTLAYEFDYIYGILKEIGFKYITTFEKMEPKFIKI; encoded by the coding sequence GTGTACTATGATTACCATGTTCACAGTCATTTTTCTGCAGACTGTGAAGCGGATATGAAGGATATCATTGAAACGGCTATAAAGTTACAGCTAAAGGAAATATGTTTTACTGATCACACGGATTATGATTATTGTGATTCCTCAATAAACTTTGAATTTGACATAGCCGAATATACCGACCATATCAATCTTATGAGACAACGCTATGGTAAAGAAATAAAGATACTTAAGGGTATTGAAATGGGTATTCAACCCCATATAGTTGAAAAATGCGATAGGGTTGTTAGGGAGGGAGATTTCGATTTTGTAATTTGTTCCATACATACTTGTGAAAAAAAAGACTTATATAATGGGGATTTTTACAAAGGAAAAACTCCTAGACAGGCTTATGTAAAATACTTTGAAGAGCTTTTATATTGCATAAAGAATTTTGAAAACTTCAACATCATAGGTCATTTAAATATATTGGCAAGATATAATAAAACCATTGCTAATGAAAAGCTTTCCAGCTACTTTGATATTTTAGAAGTGATTTTTAAAGCACTTATAGAAAGAAATAAGGGTATAGAAGTAAATACTTCCAGTTTAAGATATACGGATACTTTGCTTCTTTCACCTGAAATACTAAAATTTTATTATGAGCTGGGGGGAGAAATTATAACCTTGGGGTCAGATACCCATGTTCCTAATACCTTAGCATATGAATTCGATTATATTTATGGAATACTTAAAGAAATAGGCTTTAAGTATATAACTACCTTTGAGAAAATGGAGCCTAAGTTTATTAAAATATAA
- the hisF gene encoding imidazole glycerol phosphate synthase subunit HisF yields MLTKRIIPCLDVDKGRVVKGKKFKAIQDVADPVELAKYYSRNGADELVFYDITASNEDRDIFIDVVERTAENINIPFSIGGGIRTVEDFSKVLRAGADKVSINSAAVKRPELITEAALKFGNQCVVLSMDVKRNGGEWDVYINGGRVNTGLNALDWAIKGEKLGAGEIVLNSIDSDGVKEGYSIEITKKISETVKIPVVASGGAGKKEDFLEVLKSGKADAALAASVFHYREIEIKYLKEYLYKNGIEVRRDF; encoded by the coding sequence ATGCTTACTAAAAGAATAATTCCATGTTTGGATGTAGATAAGGGTAGAGTTGTTAAGGGGAAAAAGTTCAAGGCTATACAGGATGTAGCTGATCCAGTAGAACTTGCTAAATACTACTCAAGAAATGGAGCCGATGAACTTGTTTTTTATGATATAACGGCCTCAAATGAGGATAGAGATATTTTTATTGATGTAGTAGAAAGAACGGCAGAAAACATTAATATTCCCTTTTCTATTGGAGGAGGAATAAGAACCGTTGAGGATTTTTCAAAGGTCTTAAGGGCTGGAGCTGACAAGGTGTCCATAAATTCGGCCGCTGTAAAAAGGCCGGAGCTAATAACTGAAGCAGCACTTAAGTTTGGAAATCAATGCGTTGTACTTTCCATGGATGTAAAGAGAAATGGAGGGGAGTGGGATGTATATATCAATGGTGGTAGGGTTAATACAGGGCTAAATGCCTTGGATTGGGCCATCAAAGGAGAAAAGCTTGGAGCCGGCGAGATTGTTCTTAACTCCATAGATTCCGATGGAGTAAAGGAAGGATATAGCATAGAGATAACAAAGAAAATTTCAGAAACTGTAAAAATTCCTGTTGTTGCTTCAGGTGGAGCTGGGAAAAAAGAGGATTTTTTAGAGGTGTTGAAGTCGGGAAAAGCCGATGCAGCACTGGCGGCATCGGTATTTCACTATAGGGAAATAGAAATAAAATATCTTAAAGAATATCTTTACAAAAATGGTATAGAAGTCAGGAGAGATTTTTAA
- the hisG gene encoding ATP phosphoribosyltransferase: protein MDTVKIALAKGRLADAAVVLLEKIGINFKDYSKKSRKLIFKDDTERIKLVFVKSSDIPVYVEKGAVDIGIVGKDVLLENEADVYEILNLNIGKCKMCVAGFENYRMNNNRKLIIASKYPNIARNYFNKKGIFNEVIKLNGSVELAPILSLSDVIVDIVETGTTLKENGLVILDEINDISARLVVNKVSLKTKNEEIEKLISGLERIV from the coding sequence TTGGATACGGTTAAAATAGCCTTGGCAAAGGGCAGATTAGCAGATGCTGCAGTAGTTTTACTTGAGAAGATAGGCATAAATTTTAAGGACTATTCTAAAAAAAGTAGAAAGCTCATTTTTAAGGATGACACTGAAAGAATCAAGCTTGTATTTGTTAAATCCTCGGATATACCCGTATATGTAGAAAAAGGTGCCGTGGATATTGGTATAGTAGGCAAGGATGTACTGCTGGAAAACGAGGCAGATGTTTATGAAATATTAAATCTGAATATAGGAAAATGTAAGATGTGTGTTGCAGGATTTGAAAACTATAGGATGAATAACAATAGAAAATTGATTATAGCATCTAAATATCCCAATATAGCAAGAAACTATTTCAATAAGAAAGGTATATTTAATGAAGTGATTAAGCTTAACGGTTCCGTTGAGCTTGCTCCAATACTAAGTCTTTCTGATGTTATTGTAGACATAGTGGAGACGGGTACAACTTTAAAGGAAAATGGATTGGTAATACTTGATGAAATAAACGACATAAGTGCTAGATTAGTAGTAAATAAGGTCAGCTTAAAAACTAAAAATGAAGAGATAGAAAAGCTTATAAGTGGATTAGAGAGGATTGTTTAA
- the hisZ gene encoding ATP phosphoribosyltransferase regulatory subunit: MALYNDIFPEGVEDLYSEEYEFKEEMVAVIKKVFKSFGYSQIVTPSFEYYDLYNGIDGVLQKENMLKLIDNNGKILVLRPDATIPLARMAANNYKHSNEMLKLSYVTNIFRANKSGTGDKREFVQGGIEYFGNNKPECDAEIIAVGIRCLLECGFNDFHIDLGQVEFMNGLIDEATLNKFEKLQLHNLIENKNYGDLKEFLEKTDMPLELKEKFYMIPKLYGKPEKVLVRAKELVINERMEKALKNLEDVYNILADYKFHKYILFDLGFTKEQGYYTDIMFKGYVNNFGEVVLSGGRYDNLTREFGADKPACGLGLNINKIIEVMEMYDIKRNVDCFTDYLVLYKKELRGKAIELSQSLRDRGFVVETNSYEDDIKCHIENSTFRNTKEIIEVGKESLKVINIFKNQIKRYKENQFYKVLDCEEIIASIH; the protein is encoded by the coding sequence ATGGCACTTTACAATGATATTTTTCCAGAGGGTGTAGAGGATTTGTACAGCGAAGAGTATGAGTTTAAAGAAGAGATGGTTGCGGTTATAAAAAAAGTATTTAAGAGCTTTGGTTATAGCCAGATAGTTACTCCTAGCTTTGAATACTATGATTTATACAACGGAATAGATGGAGTTTTGCAAAAAGAAAATATGCTAAAACTTATAGACAACAATGGAAAGATACTGGTCTTGAGACCCGATGCAACCATACCCTTGGCTAGAATGGCAGCAAATAATTATAAACATAGTAATGAAATGCTGAAGCTTTCATATGTTACAAATATCTTTAGAGCCAATAAATCTGGAACAGGAGATAAAAGGGAGTTCGTTCAAGGTGGAATTGAATACTTTGGGAATAATAAGCCGGAATGTGATGCTGAAATAATAGCTGTGGGAATTAGATGTCTATTGGAATGCGGGTTTAATGACTTTCATATAGACCTAGGGCAAGTGGAATTCATGAATGGATTAATTGATGAAGCTACCCTCAATAAATTTGAAAAATTGCAGCTTCACAACTTAATCGAAAACAAAAACTATGGAGATTTAAAGGAATTTCTCGAAAAGACTGATATGCCACTGGAACTTAAAGAAAAATTTTATATGATTCCCAAGCTATATGGAAAGCCTGAAAAAGTCCTAGTTAGAGCCAAAGAACTAGTTATAAATGAAAGGATGGAAAAAGCACTAAAAAATCTAGAGGATGTATACAATATATTGGCTGATTATAAATTCCATAAATATATATTATTTGATTTAGGCTTTACCAAGGAGCAGGGTTACTATACGGATATTATGTTTAAGGGGTATGTTAATAACTTCGGAGAAGTAGTTTTAAGTGGTGGAAGATATGACAATTTGACCAGAGAATTTGGAGCAGATAAGCCAGCCTGTGGCCTTGGATTGAATATAAATAAAATAATTGAGGTGATGGAAATGTATGATATTAAAAGAAATGTGGATTGCTTTACAGATTATTTAGTTCTTTATAAAAAAGAATTAAGGGGAAAAGCCATAGAGCTTTCACAGAGTCTAAGGGATAGGGGTTTTGTAGTTGAAACCAATTCCTATGAGGATGATATAAAATGCCATATAGAGAATTCAACCTTCAGAAATACTAAGGAAATTATTGAAGTAGGTAAGGAGTCCCTAAAAGTAATTAATATATTTAAAAATCAGATTAAGAGATATAAAGAAAATCAATTTTATAAGGTTTTAGACTGTGAAGAAATCATAGCATCTATACATTAG
- the hisIE gene encoding bifunctional phosphoribosyl-AMP cyclohydrolase/phosphoribosyl-ATP diphosphatase HisIE, producing the protein MLDIDNLKYDNNGLIPSIIQDYITKDVLMLGYMNKESLKLTLETKKTWFFSRSRQKLWNKGETSGNYHDVKEIRYDCDKDTLLVLVNPKGPTCHTGNESCFYSLMYAGDEKTGNDDATKVLDLLYERILSRKEGDIEGSYTKYLFEKGIDKILKKVGEEASEVIIASKNNDKEEIIYEVSDLVYHILVLLSDRNVSLEEIREELYKRYRK; encoded by the coding sequence ATGTTAGATATAGATAATCTTAAATATGACAATAATGGATTAATCCCTTCAATAATACAGGATTATATCACAAAGGATGTTTTAATGCTTGGATATATGAATAAGGAATCCTTAAAGCTCACCCTAGAAACTAAAAAAACTTGGTTTTTCAGTAGAAGTAGACAAAAACTATGGAACAAGGGAGAAACATCGGGAAATTATCATGATGTAAAGGAAATAAGATACGATTGTGATAAGGATACATTATTAGTTTTAGTAAATCCAAAGGGGCCTACATGTCATACTGGCAATGAAAGCTGCTTTTACAGTTTAATGTATGCAGGGGATGAGAAAACAGGCAATGATGATGCTACAAAAGTACTTGACCTACTTTACGAAAGGATATTGAGTAGGAAAGAAGGCGATATAGAGGGTTCCTATACAAAGTACTTATTTGAAAAGGGAATTGATAAGATACTAAAAAAAGTTGGTGAAGAAGCAAGCGAGGTAATAATAGCTTCAAAAAACAATGATAAGGAAGAAATCATATATGAAGTTTCAGACCTTGTATACCATATATTAGTATTATTATCTGATAGAAATGTATCACTAGAAGAAATTAGAGAAGAATTGTATAAAAGGTATAGGAAATAG
- a CDS encoding 2'-5' RNA ligase family protein — protein sequence MWNRCIMIFTQFANIDKINELRERYDPAVNSVAPHITLVFPFKSDICGSEIKKHIEKNIQGMKPFNVNLQGISAESENYLFLNVIQGKEELTELHNRFYSDILEKFKPEFLETIEFKPHLTLGKIDDDGKFIQAVKDTKGFDEMFEMRVNKITVEIIGENQESIIETEVKFK from the coding sequence ATGTGGAATAGATGTATAATGATATTTACTCAATTTGCTAATATAGATAAGATTAATGAATTAAGGGAAAGATACGATCCAGCAGTAAATAGTGTTGCACCCCATATAACCTTAGTTTTTCCATTTAAGAGCGATATTTGTGGGTCAGAAATTAAAAAGCATATAGAAAAGAATATTCAGGGAATGAAGCCTTTTAATGTAAATCTTCAGGGCATATCTGCAGAAAGTGAAAACTATTTATTTTTGAATGTTATCCAGGGTAAAGAGGAATTAACAGAGTTACATAATAGATTTTATTCAGATATATTAGAAAAATTTAAGCCAGAGTTTCTAGAGACAATAGAGTTCAAACCCCATTTAACCCTTGGCAAGATAGATGATGATGGGAAATTTATACAAGCCGTGAAGGATACAAAGGGTTTTGATGAAATGTTTGAAATGAGGGTAAATAAAATAACCGTAGAGATAATAGGAGAAAATCAAGAGTCTATTATTGAAACTGAAGTTAAATTCAAATAA
- a CDS encoding nucleoside-diphosphate kinase, whose protein sequence is MERTLVLIKPDAVIKNIMGKIINIYEENKLCIEDIRIIFPTRGILEKHYEEHKEKPFFNKLISSMESKKVAAIILSGEKSVARVREINGATDPEKAALGTIRNLYGTNVTQNAVHGSANLNDAEREINIWFSS, encoded by the coding sequence ATGGAGAGGACATTAGTGTTAATAAAGCCAGATGCCGTTATAAAGAATATTATGGGAAAAATAATTAATATTTATGAAGAAAATAAGCTTTGTATAGAAGATATTAGAATCATATTTCCAACAAGGGGAATTTTGGAAAAACATTATGAAGAACATAAGGAAAAACCATTTTTTAATAAACTAATATCTTCTATGGAATCAAAGAAGGTAGCTGCAATAATTTTAAGTGGGGAGAAATCAGTAGCAAGGGTTAGAGAAATAAACGGAGCTACCGATCCAGAGAAAGCAGCTTTAGGAACCATTAGGAACCTATATGGTACCAATGTTACACAAAATGCGGTACACGGTTCTGCAAATTTGAATGATGCAGAAAGAGAAATAAATATTTGGTTTAGCAGTTGA
- the hisH gene encoding imidazole glycerol phosphate synthase subunit HisH, giving the protein MIAIIDYGVGNIKNVYTAFSNLGIDAVVTSDKAVIDRSSAIILPGVGAYKDAMDNLYRHDLVHCLKENANKGKLLFGICLGMQLLFEKSYEDGQWNGLGLLEGEIVRFDGNLKIPHMGWNKLIKAREDEIAKGINDYEYVYFVHSYYLAAKNQEDIVSWSDYGVKVPAIVRKDNIIGMQFHPEKSGKTGLKLLKNIKEMIK; this is encoded by the coding sequence ATGATAGCAATTATAGATTATGGTGTTGGAAATATAAAAAACGTGTATACAGCCTTTAGTAATCTTGGTATAGATGCTGTAGTAACATCGGATAAGGCTGTTATAGATAGAAGCTCTGCAATAATACTACCGGGAGTAGGGGCTTATAAGGATGCCATGGATAATCTCTATAGGCATGATCTAGTTCATTGCTTAAAGGAAAATGCAAACAAAGGTAAGCTTTTATTTGGTATATGTCTTGGAATGCAGCTATTATTTGAAAAAAGCTATGAAGATGGACAGTGGAATGGTCTAGGACTATTAGAGGGTGAAATAGTTAGATTTGATGGAAATCTCAAGATACCTCATATGGGTTGGAATAAATTAATAAAGGCAAGGGAAGATGAAATAGCGAAGGGGATAAATGACTATGAGTATGTATACTTTGTACATTCCTATTACTTAGCGGCTAAAAATCAAGAGGATATAGTTTCTTGGTCGGATTATGGAGTAAAGGTACCGGCAATCGTCAGAAAGGATAATATAATAGGAATGCAGTTCCACCCTGAAAAAAGTGGCAAGACTGGGCTAAAGCTGCTAAAGAATATTAAGGAGATGATAAAGTGA
- the hisB gene encoding imidazoleglycerol-phosphate dehydratase HisB, which yields MTRISEIARKTKETDIALKLELDGSGKSKIDTGIGFLDHMLILMSKHGQLNLYVKCQGDLVVDTHHTVEDLGIVLGKAIKEALGDKVGIKRYATVFTPMDEALSMVSLDISGRSFLQFNVPLTREYVGDFETETLKEFFIALTSNADITLHLNLQYGENNHHIIESIFKGLGRSLKQAAAKDESIEGVMSTKGVL from the coding sequence ATGACAAGAATTAGTGAAATCGCTAGAAAAACAAAGGAAACAGACATAGCTTTAAAGCTTGAGCTTGATGGTAGTGGTAAATCAAAGATAGATACGGGAATAGGGTTTTTAGATCACATGCTAATTTTAATGAGCAAGCATGGGCAATTAAATCTATATGTAAAATGCCAAGGGGATTTGGTGGTGGATACCCATCATACCGTAGAGGATTTAGGGATAGTACTAGGTAAAGCCATAAAGGAAGCCCTAGGAGATAAAGTAGGAATAAAAAGATATGCTACTGTATTTACCCCTATGGATGAAGCACTTTCAATGGTTTCTTTAGATATAAGCGGGAGAAGCTTTTTACAGTTTAATGTTCCACTGACTAGGGAATATGTTGGAGATTTTGAGACCGAAACCCTAAAGGAATTCTTTATAGCTCTTACCAGTAATGCCGATATAACCCTTCATTTAAACCTACAATATGGAGAAAATAACCATCATATTATAGAATCCATATTTAAGGGACTTGGTAGATCATTAAAACAGGCAGCCGCTAAGGATGAAAGTATAGAAGGGGTTATGTCTACGAAAGGAGTATTATAG
- the hisC gene encoding histidinol-phosphate transaminase, protein MKRLMKKCIENIRAYEVIEEEYDIKVDANESPYNILNELAPIILKDIVSKELNRYPDSEAVQLKKKIADYTGINTENIMCGNGSDELLKVIIDCFVDKGDVVVTHSPSFVMYRLITEIAGGKFIELSGDESFSIDIDRIISTANENDAKLIFLCNPNNPTGTLIPRDEIIRVLENTSSIVVVDEAYYEFYGETIIDRIYDYKRLIVLRTLSKAFGLAALRIGYGVSAKETMDILNRVKPPYNLNSISQYIGEIVLDNIDIVHKNIETIKKDRDKLFVELESMKDIKAIPSGSNFILIKTSRYEDLMKKFKEDKIKIKGFGTKGVLQNCIRITIGTKEENDRILKLLKEV, encoded by the coding sequence ATGAAAAGGCTTATGAAGAAATGTATAGAGAATATAAGGGCCTATGAGGTTATTGAAGAAGAATATGATATAAAGGTAGATGCCAACGAAAGTCCATATAATATATTAAATGAATTAGCTCCAATCATCCTTAAGGACATAGTCTCTAAGGAATTAAACAGATATCCCGATAGCGAAGCAGTACAGCTAAAAAAGAAAATAGCCGATTATACTGGAATAAATACTGAAAATATCATGTGCGGAAATGGGTCCGATGAATTATTAAAGGTCATTATAGATTGCTTTGTGGATAAAGGTGATGTAGTAGTGACGCATAGTCCTTCCTTTGTCATGTATAGGCTTATAACAGAGATAGCGGGAGGTAAATTCATCGAGTTATCAGGGGATGAAAGCTTTAGCATTGATATTGATAGGATAATTTCTACGGCCAATGAAAATGATGCGAAGCTTATATTTTTATGCAATCCAAATAATCCAACTGGGACCTTGATACCTAGGGATGAAATAATAAGGGTCTTGGAAAACACATCATCCATTGTAGTAGTAGATGAAGCCTATTATGAATTTTATGGAGAAACTATTATTGATAGGATTTATGATTACAAAAGATTGATAGTTCTAAGAACACTTTCCAAGGCATTTGGACTCGCGGCCTTGAGGATCGGATATGGGGTGTCGGCTAAAGAAACTATGGATATTTTAAATAGGGTTAAACCTCCATATAATCTCAATTCTATATCCCAGTATATAGGTGAAATAGTATTAGACAATATAGACATTGTTCATAAAAATATTGAGACCATAAAAAAAGATCGTGACAAGCTTTTTGTTGAGCTAGAATCTATGAAGGATATAAAGGCTATACCAAGTGGAAGTAACTTCATATTGATTAAAACAAGTAGGTATGAGGATTTAATGAAGAAGTTTAAGGAAGATAAAATCAAGATAAAGGGCTTTGGAACAAAGGGAGTATTACAAAACTGCATAAGGATTACTATTGGTACAAAGGAAGAAAACGATAGGATTCTTAAGCTGTTAAAGGAAGTGTAG